The Halobaculum sp. MBLA0143 genome includes a region encoding these proteins:
- a CDS encoding cupin domain-containing protein, whose protein sequence is MSTITTGRTLDGDGDPIPGTGFEVEPGSWLADRIRERVGPIQSHPTRSVWGVPVAADGDTVRTVSVVGGGYGGPPPHYHTQSRERFSVERGELTLELDGRDRVVTAGETETVATGVEHSFRADTDDRVLVVTEIDTPGRLRDVLPTLGGLAHDDDRDPEHPLQQAVIADRLADNTVFTAADGGVTGLATDLLAPLGRAAGYRAAYAEYRTPAFWRAHVEQPSI, encoded by the coding sequence GTGTCCACGATCACTACGGGCCGCACACTCGACGGCGACGGCGACCCGATTCCCGGGACGGGGTTCGAGGTGGAGCCGGGCTCCTGGCTGGCCGACCGGATCCGCGAGCGGGTCGGCCCGATCCAGTCACACCCGACACGATCGGTCTGGGGCGTGCCGGTCGCGGCCGACGGCGACACCGTCCGAACCGTCTCCGTCGTCGGCGGGGGGTACGGCGGGCCGCCGCCACACTACCACACGCAGAGCCGCGAGCGCTTCTCCGTCGAACGCGGCGAACTCACGCTCGAACTGGACGGTCGGGACCGGGTCGTCACCGCCGGCGAGACGGAGACCGTCGCCACCGGCGTCGAACACTCCTTCCGTGCCGACACGGACGACCGCGTGCTCGTCGTCACGGAGATCGACACCCCCGGGCGGCTCCGAGACGTGTTGCCGACGCTCGGCGGGCTGGCCCACGACGACGACCGCGACCCGGAGCACCCGCTCCAACAGGCCGTGATCGCCGACCGACTCGCCGACAACACGGTGTTCACCGCCGCAGACGGTGGAGTCACCGGCCTCGCTACCGACCTGCTCGCGCCGCTGGGGCGCGCGGCGGGCTACCGCGCCGCCTACGCCGAGTACCGGACGCCGGCGTTCTGGCGGGCACACGTCGAACAGCCGTCGATCTGA